The DNA segment GGAAATGGGAAAATAGCGTCATCTTTGACGCATCTTTTTCACATTGTTTGTTGGATATATGGCTTTAGCAGTGGTTAAATAGATAAATGGACATATGATGTATTTGGTTACAGACATTGGTACCATGGTACGGTCTTGGTGTTTTGAAAATATACCATGGTCTTTTTGACATGTACCATCACAGGAGTACCTATGGTCTATGGTAATGCTGgtactattttaatgttacattcaGGGCAATAATATACAAACATACCATGGTATTACTATCATTGTTCCATGGTGCTGATTTTGTGAGTGGATTCAGATAATAGCATTGtactatacaggtgcatctcaacaaattataatgtcgtggaaaagtacatttatttcagtaattcaactcaaattgtggaactcgtgtattaaataaattcaatacacacagactgaagtagtttaagtctttggtcctTTTTATTgtcatgattttggctcacatttaacatttCACGCAATGTTTGCCTCACTCGTTCAGGTGGAGGGACTCTTTTAGACAAGATTTAGAAAGCTGCCGAAGTTGTTGCCAGTGCTGTCCTTCCTCCAACAGAGTATCCTGGCATTCATGTCCATGACAACCACTACCACGCTGTGGTGGTGCCCTCTGCTACTGTGGAGATAGCAGAGCCAGCATGTGCCTACAGCATCCAATCTCACGGCAACAGATGTGAGCCATGCACTGAATATAAAAGCAGGTCAAGTGTATGTTAAGAATGTCAAAGAAATGACCAATTCTTCTATTCTCAGGATCTCACAGATGCCCAGGGCAGACTGGTGGAGGCTGGGAGGAAACGGACAGTGGGCACAGTTCCTCCCACAACTCATCCCAGGAGATGGCAGAAGCCGGCCAGACCTCATTAAGAGGAAGCAGTAAGTCGGGCAGCTCGGACAGCCACTCTGGGGTGAGTCCGGAAAGCGGTGACCTATCAGAGCGGTAAGGGACAGACTGCTACAGGGCTTTTGTCCTTGATGGAGGTTAGGACACATTGCTTTCTCAAGTGTTTGAGGTCATTAACGCCAGGACATTGCATAGCTAAAGTGACCTattatgcaaaaatcacttttataaggtgtttgaaccacagttgtgtggccgcagtgtgtgaaaacaacctgcctataatgataaaaatccacccactaattttttttataatcccaATAAATCACAAACAGTCTCTCCAAACAAGTGGTTCCAGATTTCTCCCTATAATGACATCATACTAGGGGAAGTCCCGCCCATTTGTAACCAtttctgccctattagcatagaCATCGCCCTGAGTGAAAAGCAGCAGTCTGCCATTTAATGTTTTCTTGCTGTAACTGCTGGAGATTGATTAATTTTAGAAGGAaatgtcctgaaaaaaaaacccagaaaaGGCCTATAATGTTTGTACTAATCATTTTACACTGGACTGGCTCACAAACGGGGGTCAGTTCAGCACTGGAAATTGTGCAAAGTTTGGCAACGCTTCGTGCGCAAACATCAGCTTCAGACAAAGTAGCCAAATTAACgtgtcatattttgttttccaaaagaactTCTTGgcactctgtaaggctaatgttgctaaagcctattttcactgatgctgccttcacgtgctaccagaatgattgtAAATAGGAATGTGatagttaaaaattgcatttaaagcaATGTGAAATCGACTGCTTGAATTTGTCGAGCTGATAATGTGATAGCATGCAAAGACACCATGAAACCAGCTATGTCGTTAATATTTTTATTGCGCCATGCTGGCGTGCTCCCCATCTGTGTAATTAATATACACGCTTTCAATAATTTGCAACAAAATCGcaagaaatataatatataagaaataatgtaatttttttgcatgttatattaattatgttacgttatatttttatattaaggcGGCTTATTTTGAGGGCCATTAAATTATGAGTAAAATTAAGCATAAACTCTCTTTATCATATTgaagtttgagtttttttttttgcatttctcgCTCTCAGTGACCCTCAAATTATCATTACTGCTAATCAGTAGTTTATAACtctatttcaataaaaaatattatttattaaaaaaataataaatcagcataaattatgctgatttattatataattgttgaaaaaaaaaaaaaaaaaaaaaatatatatatatatatatatatatatatatatatatatatatatatatatatatatatatatataattgttgaaaatggttgtgctgtttGATATTTACAACTTTTTTAGAATTCAAAAGaatagtgtttatttgaaatacgATGTTTTGTAACAAAAATGTCTTACTGTCCTTTTTGAataaacaatttctttaaaaccacaaatattttgtaatgaagaatgagattttaaaataagcttaattttcacaacaacaacaaaaatgttttatatatattttagtttgtgtGAGATTGACattgttattttgttatatttgtgtTCATTTGAATCAAGAGACGGCACTTATAAACAGACTGACCAGCGGTTCCAAAGTCTTCCTGTCCAGAGAGGAGAGCCAGCACTTCATCAAAGAGTACATGATTCATTATGAGACATGTGCATGATTTCGGCATCAGTGTAGCCACATACGGATGTACAGTACACACATGGGTTGTAATGTCAGTGCATGCAATGTCATTGCTAAAATTGTTTATGTCTTAATCCTCTATTTTCTTTCAAATGTTCCACCCTCAACTGTGATGTGGTCATTGAACTTGTGTCTCGCAAACTCCAGGACCACACACAAATCTTCCAGATGGTAAAGTCTCCTATTCTGTTACCACTTAGACTCAGAAAGtgatttcaaataaacaaatccTTAATTTTTTACTTGACTTGTATGAGCAATTTATACTGATAACATATATCCTTCCTCTAGAGGGCGTTGTGTGCTCTGGCCTGCCTGATTTCTTTAGATTTCCTGTCTCTAGACCATATTTACAATATCACACTTAAACACTTCACACAACTTAGAGAACAAACCGCAGGCCCTGTCGCCAACAAGGCAACAAAGGTCAACATAGATTATTGAACTATGTTGTACAGGAAAATTCTATTTTCATACTTTCtacttttaaatgttacttttaaatccATTCCGATGTGTGACTAATTGTGAAATTCATTAGCGATTTCTTTGCAAACACTGCTAGGAAAAACTGTTTCTATACCaatttttgttcagtgtagtGGTGTTAACTTTGTTATTATGTCGGACTAAcagattgtttttgtttaattggcTCTTAAGGCAGTTTGAGGCCTTGCTTTGTTGTGTCACAAATTCCAAATGTGACCGTGTCGGATGTCCAACCTCTGCCAGCTCTTCGCTTTCAGATCAGCCCTCTGGAACTATAAACGTACCCTTTGTTCCGGGACAACTAGGAGACAACGCTAGTTATCCCATCAGAGGAGACCCCATCTACACAACACCTACAGGGTAACAGCACTACACCTGGGTCTcatatgaaaagagaaaaagaaaaaggggaGCACAGGAACACGGAAACCTCTAAGATCTCAGAACCACCTAGACTGTCACAATTCAGTGCAATGGAGTTAGTCAACAGAAGCAAACCTGTATGTTTGGTTGAGCCAGTTCCTGTCGAGTCAGATGCCCAGATAAGCGTAGAAGCCACTACAGACACAGACTAATCAATTGAGAAAAGCTTTGAGAGAACTGCAGGCTCACACACATCTAGTGAGCAAGTGTCTGCCTTCTCCTTCCTCAGTTTCTGATGCCAACATTAATTTATGGTTATGTGCTGATTTGGGAGAAAATAAGTTCATTCTATTctaataatgatataataattgCTGCAAGTGACCATGTTTACATGCAATAAAATGTTAGTCTTCATTAACCTGAGTATCTGATTAAAGCAATATTATGACTTATGCTTGCATTAATCATAATTTTGAATCACATAAACAACTTATTTGAAACATCAACTGTTTGTTTATATCTGTGCATTAAATGCTGGAGAAAATAGGAGACTGAATTTTTTTTGACTAACATTAAAATGTCATGACCTGCACTACATTGAAAAGTTTGGGATAAGTAGGattttatgtattaattattttttttgcaaaatccttaatcagcaaggatgcattaaatttatcaaaaggaACAGTaattacatttctatttcaaataaatgtagttcTTTTAAACCGTCTATTCATCCAAGTatcttaaaaaatgtttaatggtttacacaaaaatattaagcagcacaactgttttcaacactaataataataaatataagaatgatttctgaagcctGGATGCAGAAAAttaaactttgccatcacagaaataaattacattttaaaatattagaatagaaaagttattttaaattgtacaaatatttcagtattgttgttttttgctatatttttctttaaataaatgaagccttggtgagcataagggacttttaaaaagaaaaaaacttaccaaccccaaacttttgaaggtaGCATTCATTTTGCACGTCATTGTGTTCTGAATTGTTGTCACTATTATtcatgttttatgtattattcatattattcaaTGACTAAAATCTCCAGTAATAAAGAATAGTGGAAAAACATGCAAGTCTAAGCTTATATACTGACTACATGTATACAGGAATGTTCTAGTTGACCAGAAATAATTTTTCATGTAAATGTGGTCACAGTATTTATGGAGGCAACATCCACCTTCAGTTGCAACTGCAACATACTTGTTACTTACTGTCTAAATGCTGCTAGTGGTTCACATTAAGAGTTCAGACTGGGAATAAGTCAAGTCTTGATCATCAGTAATGGTGCATCTCAGATTATTCTGAATTCACAGAGATACATTTGAGAAACCACTCAGGATGCTTTTCTTTGTGGTGTTACTGCAACGGTTGCTACTTCTTGCACTACAATCTTTCCTCTTACCTAAAGCACTTATGTCTTcctgtgtgtatttataaaataagaacaaacatTAACACCCATATTGAGTTTAATCAGAAAACATCCTGCCAAATCAATGTCTACCCTATGTGCAAATATATAAAGAACTGTTTTGTGTGAAAGTGTTgcagtatttaaaattaaaaggcagagcctgaaacagaaaaaactgaatacatatatttaaaaaagcattatttttatttacatcagcagaacatttaataaaataacaatgatttCAAAGATTGTATATATGCTAGCTATACATTATAATACAGTCCTACATACAAAACAGTGGTGACTGCAGGGACGATTTCCATCATCAGAAGCTAACAAAGCATAGTGCCTGGGATGTACAGTATTGTGCACAGAGTAGTTTAAAGTACATCAGTATCTCGTACACAATTAGATCACCTGCTTGAAATGATGTAACTGTCCTCATACAATCTGTTTGGACTAAGCTTCAAAATTTTGTTGAGTATGTATGTCTAACATGGACTGACCTATACTATATTTAGGAGCACTACATTCCTGTTTAGTTTTCCATTTTGAAAAGAATCATGTATATTGGTCAAACACAGGCATAAATGGGTTGTATTGATATTTTTTAAGGTAAAATATTTAGTATCTTGCGGTGACGTGATACTGTAGAGTGCTAAGTTAGGTGCAAGCTAATTTTAGGTCATCCTGGTCTGCCCACAGAAGACGAGTCCTCGTATTACAGGGAGCGCAGTGACTGATCTAAACTAGTTTATTTCCAGCTCTGGTTATTGCAAAAAGAAACCAGGAAATTCTTGTGCGAATATCAGACATGGATTTCAATTTGCAGTCACTGGATTCGTACAATGATTCTCATTGGTTTACACCTAGACAAAGAGTgcttcattatgtacattaatagACCTGAGTCCAGCATGCATTTTCAGAATAGTCTCTCTACAAGTgctaatatctgttttttttttttcattctttttttttttctaaggtaAAGGAAAAGAGAGactatgtgatataaaaattCTAAGGATCTGGCACCAAGTTCCATAATAAAGCCTGAACCTTCATGGCACGCAGAGAGAAATCCTCTAGACCTGAGTTTTGGATATGTAAGCAATCATCAAGCCCCAAAAACTTCCTGAAAGAGTCTAAATTCCAGTCAGAACCAAACCAGAATCTTCTGTTAACACGTTAACTGCATTATTAATCAGAATAATAATCTGGAATGGCTCCAAAGCAGGGCTGCATTATAATCACATGGTTTCTAGACAGCTCTTAAATACAGGAAATTGTTtgatttcttttccttttctacACTGGACAAAGAGTATCAGAATTGGCCAAATGCATGTGTCTGAATAAAACATGACCCAGAACTGCAGTAGCACCATGTGTGACTGTCAAGCTTACAAAATCTTGCAACAATTTTCAAGATATTTCTTTTAAATGCACCTATGTGAAGTTCATGGTCAACAAATCAAGTAGAGCCCCACATAAACACTATGAACATGAAAAAGTGCTATAAGAAAGAAGACAAAAGCATTTAGAGGGCCTATATTTGTGCTAGGCCTTCAAATGGCCAATAATGTCCCTCTAAAAGGTCCCCTGTGCATTGTTCCTTAATGCCAGTGGGTGCTGGAAGAGTTACGTCTGTCCTTGTTGACCATGAGTTTGCAGGCTATTGAAGTGGGCTTCCCTTAAGATACGGTTGATGTGATCATATGAGATGTTGTGGCTCAAGGAGATGGCCGGCTCTTCTGCTGAGATGGTGGGGGCAATGGGGCTGCAGGGAGCCTGGGATACATGGAGTCCTCTTTGGTCAGTGTTCTGGATGTTGGAACTGGCTCCTGCCATCCGCTCCGGACTGCTGATCCCACTGCTGTCACTGCTGGAAGACTGTTGGGTGACAAGGAATTGAGAATAAGAATAGAGGGGTGGTAGAAGAAACTTGGCTCGTTTCTGCAATGGAATAAAAAAACAGGCAACTACAACTTTTTTCAATCTCACAAAtctaacttttttcttgcaactgcaaatctatatctcacaattgcatgTTATATACTGGTAATTGTGATTTTTACATCTCATAATTCTGGCTTTAACTCTATACTTCAGTACTTTCTCTAGTGTGTACCTTTatgaaatatattctaaaatgaaCGTCAACAGTCTCATTTGACGGTTCTTGAACGAAAGAAGGTTCCTGGCCAACTTCTTGTGCCTTCTTACCTCAGAGTCCCAGACATCACGGCCAACCTCAGGGAGAAAGGGATAACCTCCAGACCTCTTTGC comes from the Carassius carassius chromosome 39, fCarCar2.1, whole genome shotgun sequence genome and includes:
- the LOC132121639 gene encoding protein FAM104A-like; protein product: MHRYDMLTESRKRRHSCDAEELQVLPQAKRSGGYPFLPEVGRDVWDSESSSSDSSGISSPERMAGASSNIQNTDQRGLHVSQAPCSPIAPTISAEEPAISLSHNISYDHINRILREAHFNSLQTHGQQGQT